The stretch of DNA GCGTGGGCCAATCGGCGAGCCGGGAGACATTTTTAGCATGTGAATTCATTCTCGCAGGTAATGCCCGCTTTTTCCGCCCGCTTTTTCGAGCAATTCAATCTCGCCGATCGTCATTCCCCGATCGACCGCTTTACACATATCATAAATCGTCAGCGCCGCCACACTGACCGCCGTCATCGCTTCCATCTCCACACCGGTCCGGCCTTGAACGCGTGCGACCGCGATAATTCGTACAACATCATCGCCGGGAGTTTCGAATTCCACTTCCACCGCATCCAATCCAAGCGGATGGCAGAGCGGAATCAAATCCGCCGTCTTTTTGGCCGCCATAATTCCCGCCAAACGGGCGACTTCCAATACGTCCCCTTTGGACAATTTGCGATCGACAATTAGTTGCCGTGTCGCAGTCTGCATCCGTACCGTCCCCGCTGCGCGGGCCATCCGTGCTGTGACCGGTTTTTCGCTGACGTCCACCATGCGACTGGCGCCGTCCTCGTTAAAATGCGTCAATTCGGCCATCACCACACCCGTTTGCCGGAGCCAATCACCGTAATCGTCCACTGCCGATTCTGCGCCGCTAGTTTGCGAATGTATCGAAAATAGCGGCGTGGGAATCGACTTGCAACCCGGTGATGCCCCAGCTATCCCGTGGCGCCACATCACCTGGTTTTTCCTTCCTTCCCCCGACAGAACCGTACGCAACCTCATGCATTAACGCCGTCTGACAAAGAAAGTGGCGAGAAATGACTCTGCAGCACCCCAGCAACCTGCAGGCAAGCATCGGAAGCTTGGACATCCTCCGGTTTTGATGGTTATGAGTATTGTCGGGAGGCAACACCGAATCGCCCGCCGCGATGCCGGGGAAACCCGATCAACTATTTACTGACCCAGTTACGGATTCAATTCTTGCATCGGGTAATCCGGGGGTTTAAGATAGATAAAAGAAGTTGTTTGCCCCCCGGTGGGGATGGCGCATCATAGAATTGTCACCCGACCGGACCCCAATAGTCCCACACGCACTCCCTGGTCTGATTAACAGCCCAGGTGAATTTGGAAGATAGGTATAGCCGTGAACAAAATGACCTTAGTGGGAGTCTCGCTCGTTGCCGCAATTCCGGCCTTCGTCGTGGCGGCTCTGATGGTGATTGCCTTTCTCAATTACACCGGACAAGCCAGCGGGATGATGATGACCGTCGTAGGTTTGACATTGCTCGCCTCGTCAGCCTTGGCGTTAATGCCGGTGGGCATCTTTGTCTTTCACGGACGTCAGCGCGGTGCCGCCAAGCCTGCTAAAGTGGAGCCGATCAGCGAAGATATCCCCGTCACCGCCATGACGGGTGAATTTGATCTCTCCAGCGAAGTGGACGAAGCCAGCAGCGAATTCGAAATGAGCACCGGCGAATTCGAGGCCGATGAATTTGACGACTCGGAATTCATCGAAATCGATGATGACGAAGACGAGAATTTCTAAAAAACGCTCGTCCTTCTGCGTCCCGCGCCGTAGCTGTTCCCCAGGCGCCAGTTTAACTGCTGGCGCTGCGGTAGCTCATTAATGCGCGGTGGAAGACCGCCCGCGAGACGAACAGTCCCAGTATCGTGGACAAAACCAACACGGCTGTCAGCCAGGACGGGTTGAGTGTTTTGTCCAGAATCACGTGCGCGGGAACCGTGACCACCAGCAGGATCGGCAGCAGATACGAGAAGACGCTCTGCAGCGCCAAGCCGAATCCCGAACTGCCATCGTAAATGCTGCGGGGATACCTCGCGAAGATCGTGACGTAAAACCAAAAGTCATACAGCCCCTGATTGCGGCCAAACCAAATGCTCGTGCTGGCTAGGGTGATCATCAGGCTATAGAAAAACGTCACACCCAGTCCGATCAACAGCAGGTACATCACCACCTGTATCACGGTGATCCGCGAAAAGGCGTCCAATTGTGCCAACGAATAGCCCAATAGTGACAACGCGAATACCAAGTCCGTCAACCGCGCCAAATCGAGCTTTTCAAACGAAATCAAAAACTGCGTATCAATTGGTTTGAGCAGCGCAAAATCCAAATTGCCTGTGCGGATCAGCTCGCTAAAGTTCGCGCAGTTGGGCATAAAGATCGACTCAATCAGCTTGTTGATCATCATTCCGGTCGCCATGAAGGCAAAAAACTCGTAGCGACTCCAACCGTTGATCTCTTTGACATTGCCATAAATGATGTTGAACAGAA from Symmachiella dynata encodes:
- a CDS encoding ABC transporter permease; the encoded protein is MATPHYYRVLRIFARNSLVREMQFRGNFLITVVSNALWFSAQLILFNIIYGNVKEINGWSRYEFFAFMATGMMINKLIESIFMPNCANFSELIRTGNLDFALLKPIDTQFLISFEKLDLARLTDLVFALSLLGYSLAQLDAFSRITVIQVVMYLLLIGLGVTFFYSLMITLASTSIWFGRNQGLYDFWFYVTIFARYPRSIYDGSSGFGLALQSVFSYLLPILLVVTVPAHVILDKTLNPSWLTAVLVLSTILGLFVSRAVFHRALMSYRSASS
- the moaC gene encoding cyclic pyranopterin monophosphate synthase MoaC, whose product is MAELTHFNEDGASRMVDVSEKPVTARMARAAGTVRMQTATRQLIVDRKLSKGDVLEVARLAGIMAAKKTADLIPLCHPLGLDAVEVEFETPGDDVVRIIAVARVQGRTGVEMEAMTAVSVAALTIYDMCKAVDRGMTIGEIELLEKAGGKSGHYLRE